One segment of Nostoc flagelliforme CCNUN1 DNA contains the following:
- a CDS encoding fatty acid desaturase: MQSNIISFNNPLGSETSEDTTKLPFTLQDLKAAIPAECFQPNVTKSIFYFFRDILIIGLLYAVAHYLDSWLFFPIFWLMQGTMFWALFVVGHDCGHQSFSKHKWLNDLIGHLSHTPILVPYHGWRISHRTHHKNTGNIDNDESWYPVSESQYKEMPLAQKIGRYYLFLLAYPVYLFKRSPNKEGSHFLPSSSLFKPSEKWDVLTSTVLLIGMVGLLGFLTYQWGWMWLLKYYAVPYLVFIVWLDLVTFLHHTEPELPWYRGEDWTFLKGAISSIDRDYGLVNHIHHDIGTHVAHHIFLNIPHYNLLKATEAIKPVMGEYFHKSEEPIWKSVWNSCINCHFVSDTGSKVYYTSNNKLAKD; the protein is encoded by the coding sequence GTGCAATCAAATATCATCAGTTTCAACAATCCTCTTGGCAGTGAAACCTCTGAGGATACGACTAAATTACCTTTCACTCTTCAGGATTTAAAAGCTGCAATTCCTGCTGAATGCTTTCAGCCCAATGTGACAAAATCAATTTTTTACTTTTTTCGTGACATCCTGATTATCGGTCTGCTTTATGCAGTTGCTCATTACCTGGATTCTTGGCTTTTCTTTCCGATTTTCTGGCTAATGCAAGGAACAATGTTTTGGGCTTTGTTTGTAGTCGGACATGACTGCGGACACCAATCTTTTTCTAAGCATAAATGGCTGAATGATTTGATTGGACATCTTTCTCACACACCAATACTTGTTCCTTATCATGGTTGGCGGATTAGTCACCGAACTCATCACAAAAATACTGGCAACATCGATAATGATGAAAGCTGGTATCCTGTAAGCGAATCACAATATAAGGAGATGCCTTTAGCCCAAAAGATAGGCAGATATTATCTTTTTCTCTTGGCTTATCCTGTGTATTTGTTTAAGCGTTCTCCTAATAAAGAAGGCTCCCACTTTTTACCCAGCAGTTCGCTTTTCAAACCATCAGAAAAATGGGATGTCCTCACTAGTACTGTACTTTTGATTGGCATGGTAGGTTTGCTAGGTTTCCTCACCTACCAATGGGGTTGGATGTGGTTGCTGAAATATTATGCAGTGCCTTACCTTGTATTCATAGTTTGGCTAGATTTGGTAACATTTTTGCACCACACTGAGCCAGAGCTTCCCTGGTATCGTGGAGAAGATTGGACTTTCCTAAAAGGCGCAATTTCTAGTATTGATCGTGATTATGGTTTGGTTAATCATATCCATCACGATATCGGTACTCATGTTGCTCACCATATATTCCTTAACATCCCTCATTACAATTTGCTCAAGGCTACTGAGGCAATAAAACCAGTGATGGGTGAGTATTTCCACAAATCGGAAGAACCAATTTGGAAGTCAGTATGGAATTCATGCATTAACTGCCATTTTGTCTCTGATACTGGTAGTAAGGTTTACTACACATCCAACAATAAGCTAGCTAAAGACTAA
- a CDS encoding zinc-dependent alcohol dehydrogenase — protein sequence MKAVCWHGANDVRVDTVPDPKIINPRDAIVKITSTAICGSDLHIYDGYIPTMQKGDILGHEFMGEVVELGSAVKNVKVGDRVVVPFTISCGSCFFCNRDLWSLCDNSNPNAWLVEKQMGHSPAGLFGYSHLFGGYAGGQAEYARVPFADVGLFKIPDGLTDEQVLFLTDIFPTGYMAAENCNIKPGDIVAVWGCGPVGQFAIRSAYMLGAERVIAFDRIPERLQMAKEYGKAEVLNYEEVNIGEALKEMTGGRGPDACIDAVGMEAHGTDFMAFYDQVKQAVRLETDRPTALRQVIVSAAKGGHVSLAGVYGGFLDKIPMGAAMNKGLTFKMGQTHVHKYLRPLLKRIQNGEIDPTFIITHTLPLEQAPHGYEIFKHKKDHCIKVVLKP from the coding sequence ATGAAAGCAGTTTGCTGGCATGGAGCAAACGATGTGCGGGTTGATACAGTTCCCGATCCCAAAATTATCAACCCACGCGATGCCATTGTTAAAATTACTTCCACAGCAATTTGTGGTTCAGATTTGCATATTTATGACGGCTACATTCCCACCATGCAAAAGGGCGATATCCTTGGTCATGAATTCATGGGGGAAGTCGTAGAACTTGGAAGCGCGGTTAAAAATGTGAAGGTAGGCGATCGCGTCGTTGTTCCTTTCACTATATCTTGCGGTAGCTGCTTTTTCTGCAATCGAGATTTATGGTCACTGTGCGATAACTCTAACCCCAATGCTTGGTTAGTAGAAAAGCAAATGGGCCATTCCCCAGCAGGTTTATTTGGCTACTCTCATTTATTCGGCGGTTATGCTGGTGGTCAAGCAGAGTATGCACGAGTACCATTTGCCGATGTCGGCTTGTTCAAAATCCCCGATGGTTTAACGGATGAGCAAGTGCTATTTTTAACAGATATTTTTCCCACTGGCTACATGGCAGCAGAAAATTGCAACATCAAACCCGGTGATATTGTCGCTGTTTGGGGTTGTGGCCCAGTTGGACAATTCGCCATCAGAAGCGCATATATGCTAGGTGCGGAACGTGTAATTGCCTTTGACCGTATTCCCGAACGTCTGCAAATGGCTAAAGAATACGGCAAAGCTGAAGTTCTCAACTACGAAGAAGTGAATATAGGCGAAGCACTCAAAGAAATGACTGGCGGCCGTGGCCCCGATGCTTGCATAGATGCAGTGGGAATGGAAGCACACGGCACAGACTTTATGGCCTTTTACGACCAGGTAAAGCAAGCAGTACGTCTAGAAACAGACCGTCCGACGGCATTACGGCAAGTAATAGTATCTGCTGCTAAAGGTGGTCACGTATCGCTTGCGGGTGTGTACGGTGGCTTTTTAGATAAAATCCCGATGGGTGCTGCCATGAACAAGGGATTAACCTTCAAAATGGGACAAACGCACGTCCATAAGTATTTACGACCCTTGTTAAAGCGGATTCAAAACGGTGAAATCGATCCAACCTTTATCATCACCCATACTTTACCTCTAGAACAAGCGCCCCACGGCTACGAAATTTTTAAGCACAAGAAAGATCACTGCATCAAAGTTGTACTTAAACCTTAG
- a CDS encoding cupin domain-containing protein, whose amino-acid sequence MSDKTVIKVDSSHSPKGELGQKYLASGKSISMRLWENEEPNEPKEPTAREYETVGYVINGRAELHIEGQTILLEPGSSWVVPKGASHTYKILEAFTAVEATSPPAQVHGRDEN is encoded by the coding sequence ATGTCTGATAAAACCGTTATCAAAGTAGACTCTAGTCATTCGCCTAAAGGTGAACTTGGTCAAAAATATCTTGCATCTGGCAAAAGCATTTCCATGCGCCTATGGGAGAATGAGGAACCGAATGAACCTAAAGAGCCAACAGCACGGGAATATGAAACTGTTGGTTATGTAATCAATGGTCGTGCAGAATTACATATTGAAGGGCAAACAATTTTACTAGAACCTGGCAGTTCTTGGGTAGTACCAAAAGGAGCCAGCCACACTTACAAAATCCTAGAAGCATTTACTGCTGTTGAGGCAACCAGTCCACCCGCTCAAGTCCACGGACGGGATGAAAATTAA
- a CDS encoding NAD(P)H-quinone oxidoreductase subunit H yields MTVGRRIETRTEPMLLNMGPHHPSMHGCFRLIVTLDGEDVVDCEPVLGYLHRGMEKIAENRSNVMYVPYVSRWDYAAGMFNEAVTVNAPEKLADITVPKRASYIRVIMLELNRIANHLLWLGPFLLDTGAGTPLFYMFRERELIYDLWEAATGYRMVNNNYFRIGGVAADLPYGWVDKCEDFCDYFVPKVDEYERLITNNPIFRRRVQGIGAIAREEAINWGLSGPMLRASGVKWDLRKVDHYECYDDFDWEVQWDTAGDCYARYLVRIREMRESVKIIRQALKGLPGGAFENLEAKRMAAGKKSEWDGFDYQYIAKKVAPTFKIPKGEIYTRVESGKGELGIYLIGDDHVFPWRWKIRPADFNNLQVLPKILRGVKVADLVVVLGSIDIIMGSVDR; encoded by the coding sequence ATGACCGTCGGCAGAAGGATTGAAACTAGAACTGAACCCATGCTGCTCAACATGGGCCCTCACCATCCCTCTATGCATGGGTGTTTTAGATTGATTGTCACCCTGGATGGTGAAGATGTCGTCGATTGTGAGCCAGTTCTTGGCTATCTGCATAGAGGTATGGAAAAAATTGCTGAGAACCGCAGCAATGTCATGTATGTACCTTATGTTAGTCGCTGGGACTATGCAGCTGGGATGTTTAACGAAGCGGTTACAGTTAATGCCCCAGAAAAATTGGCTGATATTACTGTCCCGAAACGTGCTAGCTATATCCGTGTCATCATGCTGGAATTGAACCGGATTGCTAATCACCTGCTATGGTTGGGGCCATTCTTACTTGATACGGGTGCTGGAACTCCTTTGTTCTATATGTTCCGAGAACGGGAGTTGATTTATGACTTATGGGAAGCCGCTACAGGTTATCGGATGGTGAACAATAACTATTTTCGTATTGGTGGCGTGGCAGCAGATTTACCTTATGGTTGGGTAGACAAGTGCGAAGATTTCTGCGATTACTTTGTTCCGAAAGTGGATGAGTACGAACGCTTAATTACCAATAATCCCATCTTCCGCCGTCGCGTTCAAGGCATTGGCGCGATCGCTCGTGAAGAAGCTATCAACTGGGGACTTTCTGGCCCGATGTTACGCGCTTCTGGTGTGAAATGGGATTTGCGGAAAGTAGACCATTATGAATGCTACGATGATTTCGACTGGGAAGTGCAGTGGGATACTGCTGGTGATTGTTATGCTCGTTACCTAGTCAGAATTCGGGAAATGCGCGAATCAGTGAAGATTATTCGCCAAGCCCTCAAAGGACTTCCCGGCGGTGCTTTTGAGAACCTGGAAGCCAAGCGGATGGCAGCAGGGAAAAAATCTGAGTGGGATGGCTTTGATTACCAGTACATCGCTAAAAAAGTTGCCCCCACCTTTAAGATTCCCAAGGGAGAAATTTACACTCGCGTAGAAAGTGGTAAAGGTGAATTGGGAATTTATCTAATTGGCGATGATCATGTCTTCCCCTGGCGATGGAAAATTCGTCCCGCCGATTTCAATAACTTGCAAGTATTACCCAAAATCTTACGCGGCGTTAAGGTTGCCGATCTGGTTGTAGTATTGGGTAGTATCGATATCATCATGGGATCAGTAGATCGGTAG
- a CDS encoding manganese catalase family protein, translated as MFYHNKKLQYFKPPEKPDAVYAMKIQELIGGTFGEMTVMMQYLFQGWNCRGPAKYRDMLLDVGTEEIGHIEMLATMIAHLLDKAPLKMQEESAKDAVVGAVMGGSSPRDVIMAAAMNPQHAIVSGLGATPSDSVGYPWNGRFIVSSGNLLADFRSNLHAESQGRLQAVRLYEMTDDPGVKDTLSFMIARDTMHQNLWLATIEDLESSGLETTPVPSSFPLELEKREFSYQFWNHSEGTESSEGRWAKGPSMDGKGEFEYVENPQPLGPEPQPPVPDPRLHGTSKMPLAQGDASSAPSLIDRITGTGD; from the coding sequence ATGTTTTATCACAATAAGAAACTTCAGTATTTTAAGCCACCAGAAAAACCAGATGCAGTTTACGCAATGAAAATTCAAGAACTCATCGGCGGCACTTTTGGTGAAATGACCGTGATGATGCAGTATCTGTTTCAAGGCTGGAACTGTCGAGGCCCTGCCAAATACCGAGATATGCTGCTAGATGTTGGTACTGAAGAAATCGGTCATATTGAGATGCTGGCAACGATGATTGCCCATCTTCTAGATAAAGCGCCGCTCAAAATGCAAGAAGAAAGTGCAAAAGATGCGGTAGTAGGTGCTGTGATGGGCGGTAGTAGCCCACGAGATGTAATTATGGCGGCGGCGATGAACCCCCAACACGCTATTGTGTCTGGTTTGGGTGCAACACCATCTGATAGCGTCGGCTATCCTTGGAACGGTCGCTTTATTGTCTCCAGTGGTAACCTGTTGGCAGATTTCCGGTCAAATCTCCACGCCGAAAGTCAAGGACGTTTGCAAGCAGTGCGACTGTATGAGATGACCGACGATCCAGGGGTGAAAGATACCTTGAGCTTTATGATCGCTCGTGACACCATGCATCAAAACTTGTGGCTAGCAACCATTGAGGATTTAGAAAGCTCTGGATTGGAAACCACACCAGTTCCCAGTTCCTTCCCATTGGAATTGGAGAAACGCGAGTTTTCTTATCAGTTCTGGAATCACTCAGAAGGCACAGAAAGTTCTGAAGGTCGTTGGGCAAAAGGCCCCTCAATGGATGGCAAAGGCGAATTTGAGTATGTGGAAAATCCCCAACCACTAGGCCCAGAACCGCAACCTCCTGTACCCGATCCAAGACTGCATGGTACCTCGAAAATGCCACTGGCACAAGGCGATGCTTCGAGCGCACCTTCTTTGATTGACCGTATAACAGGTACCGGTGATTAA
- a CDS encoding LabA-like NYN domain-containing protein → MIITNFSKQRNEFKEPKVLKAKPHWQGQNLSDTPIKSKDPKTEDTAPDSSILNNLNRGRVAIFIDGLSLFHTALQIGIEIDYVKLLCHLTNGSRLLRAFFYTGVDITNEKQQGFLLWMRRNGYRVVAKDIAQPAENFKKSNLNVEIAVDMITLAPYYDTAVLVSGDGDLAYAVNAVSRMGVRVEVVSLQNTTSESLIDVADCFIDLDSIKTHIQKDSNVGYSYRTPSNSNL, encoded by the coding sequence ATGATTATAACTAATTTTAGCAAACAAAGAAATGAATTTAAGGAACCTAAAGTACTCAAAGCTAAACCACATTGGCAAGGGCAAAATTTGAGCGATACTCCTATCAAAAGTAAAGATCCCAAGACGGAAGATACAGCACCTGATAGTTCGATTTTAAATAACTTGAATCGTGGTCGAGTTGCTATTTTTATCGATGGCTTAAGCCTATTTCATACAGCTTTACAAATCGGTATAGAAATTGACTACGTTAAATTGCTTTGTCATTTAACTAACGGTTCAAGACTATTACGGGCTTTTTTCTATACTGGGGTTGATATCACTAATGAAAAGCAACAGGGTTTTTTATTATGGATGCGTCGTAATGGCTATCGTGTAGTAGCTAAAGATATCGCGCAACCAGCAGAAAATTTCAAAAAATCAAATCTGAACGTAGAAATTGCTGTAGACATGATAACCTTAGCTCCTTATTATGATACTGCGGTTTTAGTTAGTGGCGATGGGGATCTAGCTTATGCTGTGAACGCCGTCAGCAGAATGGGGGTTCGGGTAGAAGTGGTGAGCCTACAAAATACCACTAGTGAAAGCTTGATTGATGTTGCTGATTGCTTCATTGACCTAGATAGTATTAAGACACACATTCAAAAAGATTCTAATGTTGGCTATAGTTATCGCACGCCTTCAAATTCAAACCTTTAA
- a CDS encoding response regulator transcription factor, whose protein sequence is MDILIVEDEPEIAHLIELSLEKEGFFCRTSRDGMNALRMFQEQPPDLIILDLMIPGLDGLEVCARIRQKPGVKDPYILMLTAKGEEIDRVIGLSTGADDYMVKPFSPRELVARVRALLRRSLRQGGQHQVNRTQHFIVDVDQRTASRQMDSQEVEVLDLTTLEFNLLTTFVSNPGRVWNRTQLIDKLWGDNFFGDERVVDTHVARLRKKIEPDSANPTFIKTVVGVGYKFEDPLVG, encoded by the coding sequence ATGGATATTTTAATAGTTGAAGATGAACCAGAAATTGCTCATTTAATTGAACTCTCTTTAGAAAAAGAAGGATTTTTTTGCCGCACTAGCCGCGATGGCATGAATGCTTTGCGGATGTTTCAGGAGCAACCACCTGATTTAATCATTCTAGATTTAATGATTCCTGGTTTGGATGGGTTGGAAGTTTGTGCCAGAATTCGCCAGAAACCAGGTGTAAAAGATCCTTACATTTTGATGCTCACGGCTAAGGGTGAGGAAATCGATCGCGTCATTGGTCTATCTACTGGTGCTGACGATTACATGGTAAAACCCTTTAGCCCCAGAGAGTTAGTAGCTAGGGTGCGGGCACTATTGCGGCGTAGCCTCCGCCAAGGAGGACAGCATCAAGTCAATCGTACCCAACACTTTATTGTCGATGTAGACCAGCGCACTGCCAGTCGTCAGATGGATTCTCAAGAAGTTGAAGTTTTGGACTTAACTACTCTAGAATTTAACTTGCTAACTACCTTTGTCAGCAATCCTGGTCGAGTTTGGAACCGCACTCAACTAATTGATAAACTTTGGGGAGATAACTTTTTTGGCGATGAACGAGTGGTGGATACTCATGTAGCTCGGTTGCGAAAAAAGATTGAGCCTGATTCGGCAAATCCTACTTTTATTAAAACTGTTGTTGGGGTGGGCTATAAATTTGAAGATCCTCTGGTAGGGTAA
- a CDS encoding fatty acid desaturase, protein MTTSIINSQKLSDEPSNSDFRLKDILKTLPRECFEQNRRKAWTQVLLSVLAVGLGYYSLIVTPWFLLPLAWIFTGTALTGFFVIGHDCGHRSFAKRRWVNDLVGHFFMMPLIYPFHSWRIKHNYHHTHTNKLDEDNAWHPIRPEVFENWDKTRQSAFELFMRKRLWWVGSIGHWAVVHFDWRNFKTKDQSSIKLSVGVVVVFAAIAFPLLIATTGIWGFVKFWLVPWMIYHFWMSTFTIVHHTAADVPFATANKWNEALAQLAGTIHCDYPRWVEILCHDINVHVPHHISTAIPSYNLRLAYSSIKENWEPYLHDECQFSWPLMKQITDQCQLYTTDVGYKTFNEHYTER, encoded by the coding sequence ATGACTACATCAATAATTAATAGCCAGAAACTAAGTGACGAGCCTAGTAATTCCGACTTTCGGCTCAAAGATATTCTCAAAACCCTGCCACGGGAATGCTTTGAGCAGAACCGTCGCAAAGCTTGGACACAAGTACTGCTCAGTGTCTTGGCGGTTGGTTTGGGCTATTACAGCCTGATCGTTACTCCTTGGTTTCTCTTGCCCCTAGCTTGGATTTTTACGGGCACTGCTTTAACAGGTTTTTTTGTAATTGGCCATGATTGTGGTCACAGGTCTTTTGCCAAACGTCGTTGGGTAAATGATTTGGTGGGGCATTTCTTCATGATGCCGTTGATTTACCCCTTTCACAGTTGGCGCATTAAGCATAATTATCACCATACTCATACCAACAAGCTGGATGAGGATAACGCTTGGCATCCAATCAGGCCAGAAGTGTTTGAAAATTGGGATAAAACCCGGCAGTCTGCTTTTGAGTTGTTCATGCGTAAACGCCTCTGGTGGGTAGGTTCCATTGGACATTGGGCTGTGGTGCATTTTGATTGGCGGAACTTCAAAACGAAAGACCAATCGAGTATCAAGCTTTCTGTAGGTGTAGTAGTTGTGTTTGCTGCGATCGCTTTCCCACTTCTCATCGCCACAACTGGTATCTGGGGATTTGTCAAGTTTTGGCTAGTGCCCTGGATGATTTACCATTTTTGGATGAGTACTTTTACTATTGTTCACCATACTGCCGCAGATGTTCCTTTTGCGACAGCGAACAAGTGGAACGAAGCTCTAGCACAGCTAGCTGGCACTATTCATTGCGATTATCCGCGCTGGGTAGAAATCCTGTGCCACGATATCAATGTTCATGTCCCTCATCATATTTCTACTGCGATTCCTTCTTATAATTTGCGGCTAGCTTACAGCAGCATCAAAGAAAATTGGGAGCCTTATCTTCATGATGAGTGTCAGTTTTCTTGGCCTTTAATGAAGCAGATTACAGACCAATGTCAACTATACACAACTGATGTTGGTTATAAGACTTTCAACGAACATTATACAGAGCGATAA
- a CDS encoding AraC family transcriptional regulator, translating into MLETKSLFVDFSQEKEDGYKRIFSQLPLLTSLSANWNNVYFAYDWQVAGETPEVLSKQHGVAIFTEVPTPIQAERRLDGRFQSEQVIQGNIVVAPAYTGHRACWDTAGGVILLGFEPTVFAHAIYESVDPDRIELLPHFATPDPLVYQIGLALKSGLENYGADSRLYAEAMANALIVHLLQHYCTQQLVLREYSGGLPKHKLQQVIDYINTYLAQDLSLKELAAVVQMSSHYFSQLFKQSTGATPHQYIIRCRIEKAKQLLLQREFSLAEIASQVGFVDQSHLNRHFKRLMGVTPKMLEQKYKK; encoded by the coding sequence ATGCTAGAAACGAAATCCTTATTTGTTGACTTCTCCCAAGAAAAGGAAGATGGGTATAAACGAATTTTTTCGCAGTTGCCACTTCTTACAAGTTTGAGTGCAAACTGGAATAATGTCTATTTTGCTTACGACTGGCAGGTAGCTGGCGAGACTCCAGAGGTTTTGTCTAAACAGCATGGTGTTGCTATTTTTACTGAAGTGCCAACACCAATTCAGGCAGAACGGAGGCTTGATGGTCGCTTTCAAAGTGAGCAAGTAATTCAGGGTAATATTGTTGTCGCACCTGCTTACACAGGACATCGTGCCTGTTGGGATACAGCAGGTGGTGTGATTCTTCTGGGATTTGAACCAACTGTTTTTGCTCATGCAATTTACGAATCAGTTGATCCCGATCGCATTGAACTTTTACCACATTTTGCCACACCCGATCCACTGGTTTACCAAATTGGGCTAGCCCTCAAATCTGGCCTCGAAAATTATGGGGCAGATAGTCGCCTATATGCAGAAGCAATGGCTAATGCCCTAATCGTTCATCTATTGCAGCACTACTGTACACAGCAACTTGTATTACGGGAATATTCAGGCGGTTTACCGAAACACAAGTTGCAGCAAGTGATTGACTATATCAATACTTATCTTGCTCAGGACTTAAGCTTAAAGGAGCTTGCAGCCGTTGTCCAAATGAGTTCTCATTACTTTTCGCAACTCTTTAAACAATCTACGGGGGCGACTCCACATCAATATATTATTCGCTGTCGGATTGAAAAAGCTAAACAGTTGTTGCTTCAAAGAGAATTTTCCCTTGCAGAGATTGCTAGTCAAGTTGGTTTTGTCGATCAAAGTCATCTCAATCGCCACTTCAAGCGTCTCATGGGAGTTACCCCTAAAATGCTGGAACAAAAATATAAAAAATAG
- a CDS encoding acyl-CoA desaturase: MTIATSTKPQINWVNTLFFIALHIGALFAFVPGNFSWTAVGVGFLLYWVTGGLGVTLGFHRLVTHRSFQTPKWLEYLLVFFGTLSCQGGPIEWIGTHRIHHLNSDTDADPHDSNKGFWWSHMDWLIHYCPAHADVPRFTKDIAEDPVYQFLEKYFILIQVALGVLLLLLGGWPFVIWGIFVRIVWVYHCTWLVNSATHKFGYRSYDSGDQSTNCWWVAVLVFGEGWHNNHHAFQYSARHGLEWWEIDLTWMTVQLLQAVGLATNVKLAPTKVS; the protein is encoded by the coding sequence ATGACAATTGCTACCTCAACTAAACCTCAAATTAACTGGGTTAATACCCTGTTCTTCATTGCACTGCACATCGGCGCTTTATTTGCCTTTGTTCCTGGTAACTTTAGCTGGACGGCAGTTGGTGTGGGTTTCTTGCTGTATTGGGTGACTGGCGGCTTAGGCGTTACTCTAGGATTTCATCGCCTCGTCACCCACCGCAGTTTTCAAACTCCCAAGTGGCTAGAGTATCTCCTGGTTTTCTTTGGGACACTCTCGTGTCAGGGAGGCCCAATTGAGTGGATCGGGACACATCGCATTCATCATCTAAACTCTGATACTGACGCTGATCCCCATGACTCTAATAAAGGCTTCTGGTGGAGCCACATGGATTGGCTGATTCATTACTGTCCCGCTCACGCTGATGTTCCTCGTTTCACCAAAGACATTGCCGAAGACCCAGTTTATCAGTTTTTAGAAAAATATTTCATTTTGATCCAGGTTGCTCTAGGCGTATTGCTTTTACTTCTGGGTGGCTGGCCCTTTGTTATTTGGGGAATTTTTGTTCGCATTGTCTGGGTTTACCACTGCACCTGGTTGGTGAACAGTGCTACTCATAAATTTGGCTATCGGAGCTATGATTCTGGTGATCAATCGACTAATTGCTGGTGGGTAGCCGTACTAGTTTTCGGTGAAGGCTGGCATAATAACCATCATGCTTTTCAATATTCAGCTCGTCATGGGCTGGAATGGTGGGAAATCGATTTAACTTGGATGACTGTTCAATTGCTACAAGCAGTTGGTCTGGCTACTAATGTGAAGTTGGCCCCAACAAAAGTTAGTTAG
- a CDS encoding sensor histidine kinase, translating into MKMGLRERLFLSHLVVMLVGVASLVSISKISSPRLFVLHLERLENRGFNLINIRTELVTGFEFAWQRSTIWSVLVGSTAAGGLSYWVSRRIMRRLTEMEQITQKFAGGQMDARLPMSDIPELNGLGASFNRMAASLEGVEARRREVIGDMTHELRTPLTVVRGYLEELADGEIEASPEIYRRLAKETRRLERLVNDLQELSKAEAGYLPINIQRVNLRPLLESLVEKFTDQLLEDGPVLLLECPSVLPPVLADIDRTEQVLVNLLGNAVRYTNEGSITIRVGTEASQLWIAVIDTGIGIAPESLPHVFERFWRADQSRDRHSGGTGIGLTISRRLIELQGGQIQVESELGVGSTFRFFLPLA; encoded by the coding sequence ATGAAAATGGGGCTGAGAGAGCGCCTATTTCTCTCCCACTTGGTAGTAATGCTTGTGGGGGTAGCTAGTCTAGTGAGCATCAGCAAAATCTCTTCCCCTCGCTTGTTTGTCTTGCATTTGGAACGATTAGAAAATCGGGGGTTCAATTTAATCAACATCCGTACTGAATTGGTTACAGGATTTGAATTTGCTTGGCAGCGAAGCACTATTTGGTCAGTCTTAGTTGGTAGCACCGCAGCTGGAGGATTGAGTTACTGGGTGTCTAGACGGATTATGCGGCGGTTGACCGAGATGGAACAAATTACCCAAAAATTTGCTGGTGGTCAGATGGATGCACGACTACCGATGTCTGATATTCCAGAACTTAATGGATTGGGTGCTAGCTTCAACCGGATGGCAGCCAGTTTAGAAGGGGTAGAAGCGCGGCGGCGAGAAGTAATTGGAGACATGACCCATGAGTTACGAACACCGTTAACAGTAGTGCGCGGTTACTTGGAAGAACTGGCTGATGGGGAAATTGAAGCGTCTCCTGAAATTTATCGGCGTTTAGCTAAAGAAACTAGACGCTTAGAGCGGTTGGTGAACGATTTACAAGAACTGTCTAAAGCAGAAGCTGGTTATTTGCCAATTAATATCCAACGGGTAAATCTGCGTCCGTTGTTAGAGTCATTAGTGGAGAAATTTACCGACCAGCTGTTGGAAGATGGGCCAGTTCTACTCTTAGAATGTCCATCTGTGCTGCCTCCTGTATTGGCAGATATTGACCGGACAGAACAGGTGTTGGTTAATTTGCTAGGTAATGCAGTGCGTTACACTAACGAAGGTTCAATTACCATTCGTGTTGGAACTGAAGCATCTCAACTCTGGATTGCGGTTATAGATACAGGTATTGGTATCGCTCCAGAAAGTTTGCCCCATGTGTTTGAACGCTTCTGGCGAGCTGACCAATCGCGCGATCGCCATTCGGGAGGTACTGGTATTGGCTTAACTATTTCCCGTCGTTTGATTGAACTACAAGGCGGTCAGATTCAGGTAGAAAGTGAGCTGGGAGTTGGCAGTACGTTTCGGTTTTTTCTGCCTTTAGCTTAA